The Hyphomonas sediminis genome contains the following window.
AATGAAACCATCCGTGTGCTGCACACGCCAGGCCACACATCGGCCTGCGTCACCTATCTCATCGGCGACGCCGCCTTCGTCGGCGATACGGTCTTCATGCCCGACTATGGCACCGCGCGGACAGACTTCCCCGGCGGGGACGCCCACGCGCTCTACCGCTCGATCCGCAAGCTCCTCGCCCTGCCGCCGGAAACGCGCATCTTCACCGGTCATGACTACCTGCCCGAAGGGCGCGAGGCCTTCGCTTGGGAATCCACCGTTGCCCAGCACCGCGCCGCCAATGTCCATGTTCATGACGGCGTATCGGAAGATGAGTTTGTCACCATGCGCACCACCCGCGACAAGACGCTCGGCGCCCCGCGCCTCATCCTGCCCTCGCTGCAGGTCAACATCCGCGCCGGTAGCCTCCCGCCCGCCGAAAGCGATGGCCAGGTCTACCTCCGCCTGCCGGTAAACCGGCTGGGGAAGTAACGCTAAGCCCCCCTGCCCTTCAAGCACACCCGCCCATTCCGGCACTGTCGAGGAGATGGCGAGGTGATCATCCTCCCCCGCGAAGCGGGGGAGGTGGCAGACGGCGAAGCCGGCTGACGGAGGGGGGAAGCCACCCGGCACAAGCCCCCCGCATCCGCCCCTGCCGACCTGCCCCCACGCACCCCCTGCCCCTGCGGAGCAAAGCCTGTTAGGGGCAGTGCATCATGGCCATCCGCGATTTTGCCCTTCTCTGCGCCGTCTGCCTCGTCTGGGGTCTCAATCTGGTCGTCACGCGCTGGGTCGTGGCCGATATGGCCATTCCGCCGATCTTCTTTGCCGCGCTGCGCTTTCTCGGGGTGGCGGTCTGCCTCATCCCGTTCCTGCGGCCGCGCCCGGAGAATTTGCGCATCCTGTTCATCGTCTCGATGATGATCGGCTCGGTCCATTTCGCGCTGCTGTTCATAGGTCTGCGCCATGCCGATGCCTCTGCCGCCGCCGTCACCGGCCAGCTGGGCGTGCCCTTCTCCACGCTGATGAGCATGCTGTTCCTGGGCGAGGTCATCCACTGGCGCCGCGCCCTTGGCATCACGCTCGCCTTCCTCGGCGTGCTCATCATCGCGCTCGACCCGTCGAACTT
Protein-coding sequences here:
- a CDS encoding MBL fold metallo-hydrolase; the protein is MPAIKAFFDKATNTVTYLVWDTATREAAVIDPVLDFDPAAARLSTVSADEVLAAVKAEGLTLLWALDTHAHADHLSAASYIRERTGAKVGIGALITDVQKTFRPMFGPTSDTPDAEVFDALFNEGDEIKLGNETIRVLHTPGHTSACVTYLIGDAAFVGDTVFMPDYGTARTDFPGGDAHALYRSIRKLLALPPETRIFTGHDYLPEGREAFAWESTVAQHRAANVHVHDGVSEDEFVTMRTTRDKTLGAPRLILPSLQVNIRAGSLPPAESDGQVYLRLPVNRLGK